A stretch of DNA from Candidatus Micrarchaeum acidiphilum ARMAN-2:
CAGTTAAGTATGTAAATGTATCAAGGGGGGTAAGGGCCGTCTTTAGCGGCTGGAGCGGTAGCGGGATAGGCTCGTATACCGGGCCGGTTGAAAACATAACCATCAGCATGGACAGCAATATAACGGAAGTAGCAAATTGGCAGATGCAATATTTTCTAAACGTTTCTACGAATGTGTCCGGCGCGGTGGGAAGCGGATGGTACAAATCAGGCGACGTTGCCCATTTTTACATTGTGAATAGCACAGAGTATTTTAGCCCAGTGGAAAGATATGCATTTTCTGGATGGAGCGATGGATCTGAAGGATATTCATCTTCCGTTGTCATGGATTCTCCAAAGAATATAAGTGCGATCTGGAAACTTCAATATCTTGTAAATGGTTCCACAGAATACGGAAAAATAAGCGGGCTTGGATGGTATGACAATGGCAGCGTCGCCAGCATAGACCTTAATTTCAGTCCGATTGTGACGGGCAACAGTTCGAAAACCTCCTTTTATATATGGAGTAACGGTGTTACCAAGCGCAACTTCTCGTTTGTTGTAAACCGCAGTGTAGATTTGATTCCTGAATTCAAGGAAATGTATCTCGTAAGGTTCGTTCCGGAAAGCTACAACGGCGGACCGATCAACGCAAGCGTAATTTATATCGATGGCGAGAAGTCGGGCCTTGAGTCGTTTCTCTATTCGGGGGTTGCGTACAACATAAGCTCGGTATACTTTGACGGTCAGAATATAACCCTGGACTATACATATGATGCTACGGGGCCCTCTACAACCGTGCTTAAGGTGCCTGTCTACAATGTTATGTTGCACACCTATGGAATTTTCGGCAACCCTATCAACGCAACAGTAAATGTGGAGTTTTACAACGGAACGAAGAAAATTTATAATTTAGGTAAAAATGGGACTTTATCAATTGAGAATGTGACTTACGGCTATCTGCACGGGTACGTCAGCTATAGTGGCGTGTCCGAAAGCTTTTCTACGAGGCAGACAGAAAACTACAGCGTGGTGATAGTCTCCTACTCTGACCTTGTAGTCATCGCGATTTTAGTGATTGTAATCATGGCGACTATTGTGGAATTGGCCATGCACAGGATTAGGAAAATGCGTAAGTGACAGTGATTTGTTGAGCGTGTACGATATATTCCTGAAAAAATATGGCAGCTACACGCAGATACAGAAAGATGCGATACCGGTAATTAGAAGTGGCAACAATTGCCTCTTGATTGCCCCTACAGGAAGCGGAAAGACAGAAGCGGCGGTCCTTCCGGTTCTTGATTCCATAATTGAATCCAGAGAAAAAATTGGGATAGTGGCGCTTTACATAACCCCGCTTCGGGCGCTAAACAGGGACATGATAAAAAGGCTTTCGGAGATATGCAGCAGGGTTGGCATAACGATATCTGTTAGGCATGGCGATACGCTAAGGAAGGACAGAAGCGTGCAGGAAAAAGCCCCGCCGCAAATACTAATAACCACTCCGGAAACGCTTCAGAGCATTCTGCCAACAAAAAAGCTCGGGGCCGCGCTGAAAAATGTAAAATTCGTTATAATCGATGAAATACACGAACTATATTACAATAAGAGAGGCGCCCAGCTCTCTGTCGGGCTTGAAAGGCTTAAGGACATGGCAGGAGACTTTCAGAGGATAGGAATAAGCGCCACCGTTGGAAATTCTGATGTGGTGAGTAAATTCTTAGGTGGGGGCAGGAAGTGCGAAATCGTGGCTATAGATGCTAGGAAACAGATGCATCTGGAAGTTTACCTTCCTGAGAAGCAAAAGGTAAAATTAAAAGATATCGAAGAAAAGTTCGGGCTGGATGAAGAGGCTATGGCAAGACTTGAGACGATTGCGGCGCTTGTAAAAAAGTCAAAGTCCACTTTGATATTCGCGAATACTAGGCAGATAGTAGAGGCCCTTGGAAGTAGGCTTGTTTATTTAAATTCTGTATATGATTTCGGGGGGATTTCGGTGCATCACAGCTCCCTGGACAAAGATGAAAGGATAAGGGTTGAAAACGACTTCAAGAGCGGCAAGGTAAAAAGTATAATAGCTACGAGTTCATTGGAATTGGGAATAGACGTCGGCAAAATAGACCTTGTTGTGCAATACGGATCTCCTAGGCAGGCCCTAAGACTCGTCCAGAGGGTAGGTAGGAGCGGGCATAGCACCGGAAGGGTTTCCAATGGGGCAATAATAGCCACGAATAATGCAGATGCTTTAGAGGCGCTGTCAATATGTGATAATGTAAATTCGGGAAAAATAGAGGAGTTCGGCGTTGAGAATAACGCGCTTGACGTTTTGGTTAATCAGTTGGCAGGCATAGCGCTAGAAAAAGGAGAGTGCAGGATAGAAGCTGCTTATGAGACAGTAGTGAGGGCTTATCCATACAGGAATTTGAAGATGGAAACGTTCATTGAAGCAGTAGAGTTTATGAGCAAAAACCATTTGCTTAGGTATTCGGAGGGAGTCATGCGCGGAACGGGAGGCACTAGAATTTATTATTACAAACACCTTAGCGTTCTCCCGGATTCGAAGAGGTTTGTTGTAAAAAGCGTGGTTAATAATAGGATACTTTCCACACTTGACGAAAATTTTGTAATCAACAATATAGATGAGGGCAGTGTTTTCATAACGAAAGGTTTGCCATGGAAAGTGATTAGCATAGATGAGGGCACAATAACAATAGAGCCCTCTACTGACCTTGAGGCTGCGGTTCCGGATTGGGTTGGAGAGGATATACCTGTGAGCAAGCAGGTGGCGGACGCTTTTATGAGGAACTTGGAAAATTTTAGACAAGCAGAAAACAAAGGGTTTATGGACCCTGCAGCTTTTTCGATGCTGAAGGATTTCGTTTCAGAGGTCTCTTCAATCTATGAAATAAAAAGCGGGGAGATCAATATAGAAGAATATGACGACTATAAGGTTGCATATACGTTTTTAGGCACGTTGGCGAACGAGGCGCTTTCACGCCTGCTAGGATACCTCATAGGCACTGAAGTAGGTGACTCGGTAAATATAAAATCGTCTCCGTACATGATATTTTTCGAGGCAAGAAAAAACTTTGACCTTGAAAAGGTATTGAGGTCCATATCTAGCCAGAACGTTTATGGGCTCTTGGCAGAGGCAATACGCGACACGGATCTCTTTAGGTATAAATTTATTGGGATAGCGAAGCTCTTCGGGATTGTTGAAAAGGATGCAAGCGTTTCTAAGTCCTTGGCCAGGCAGCTTATGCGCATCTTCAGAAATACTTTAGTTTACAGAGAAACAGAGAGGGAAATATTGGATAACTATCTTGACGTGGGAGGCCTGATAAACTTCTTTGAGCAGATAGAGTCTGGAGCGCTGAAAATAAAAAGGATTAGGCTTCAAAAGCTTTCCCGCCTAACAAACGCAATATTGAAGTCGGCTTACTATACGAAGGAGCTCATAATGCCGCTGCTGCCCAGCGACGAGCTGTTAAACTCGTTTGTAAAGTACATAACTTCGAAAAGCATTGGGCTTGTATGCACGTATTGCGGTTTTACCTTCAAACGGGCTGCAAGTGAGCTGGAGGGGATGAAATTTATAGAATGCCCTTCGTGCAGAAGCACAATGATAGCAACGGACCAGGAAGGCTATTCGGAGCTCTGCTACCTTAAACGTGCAAACAAGAAACTCAACAGCGCTCAGAAAAAGAAGCTTAGAGAGATGATGGGTGAGGCTGGCCTTATCAATGCGTATGGCTGGCGCGGTGTTGCTGCACTCTCAACCTATGGCATAGGTCCGCGTACAGCCGCAAGGGCACTTAGAATGCTAAGGGGCGAAGAGCGCCTTTTTTACATGGATTTGATAGAAGCGCAGAGGCAATTTATAAAAAATAAGAAGTATTGGACAATTTAATATTTGCTTTTCAATCTATAGTGTGAATTTTGATGTTGTACCTTATCGGCACTGGTCTGAACAGATACGGGCTTACTAAAGAGGCCTTGGAAACAGCCAAAAAGTGCAGAATTCTTTACATTGACAATTACACAAGCATAGTGGATGGGGGTAAAATCGACGAGCTGTCAAAGGAGATTGGCAAGACCATTAAAATAATAAACAGGGCGGATATGGAAGAAAAGGTGAGGGCACTCATATCAGAGGCAAAAAACGAAGAGGTAGGCATACTTGTTGGTGGAGATCCACTGATAGCAACAACACATAAGACTATACTGATTGAAGCGCGGAAACTCGGAATCAATTTTGGGCTTGTGCATGGCGCTTCGATACTGTCAGCGGCGATAGGTGAAAGTGGACTTGATTTTTACAGATTTGGCCAGATATGCACCATACCGAAGTGGACAGAGCACTACAAACCAGTTTCATTTTACGAAACAATCTATGAAAATTATAAGAGGGGCCTGCACAGCCTGATACTCCTAGATTACGACAAAGAGCATGAAAGCACGATAGACGTAAGTTATGCAGTAGAGCTTCTTGAAATGGCGGAAACAGAATACGGAAGAGGTTTAATAAATGATAATGCGCGTATATTGGTACTGCATGACATAGGAATGGTAAGCAGGAGAGTTCAGTTTTTTAGCATTACGGAGGCGAAAAAGGCAAATTTCGGGCATGGCGTAACGACATTAATTTTTCCTGGCAAGATTACGGAGCTTGAAATGGAAGCGCTCGAAATTGCAGTTAAGTGATCTGATGACGCTGTTGTTAAATATAAACACTAAAGCAAAACGCATTTCTGTCAGCGACCAGTCTACAATTGACATACTTAGAAATGGATATTTTGGCGAGTACAGGGCCGGCAAGCTGATGCTTGAAGTCGAGGAGGGCCTGTATCTAGTAGATGTCAGGAAGGCAGCATGCACTGACGAGAATTCGAAGCCGGTATCTTTTAATGACATAGCAGGCGTGTTTATAAAAAGAAAGAAGCTTATGGCGAGATATTTCACATTTAAGGATTGGAGGGACAGGGGGCTTATAATAAAGAGCCCTGGATTGCGATTTGGAGAGGAAGAGCATGTCCAGGCAAAAAGATATCCGTCATCTGCCATAAACCTGAAAAAGTATTCGGTTACCGGCATTTTCTTCCCAGACGACATGGTAACGGTTATAGACGATGATGAGAGTGGAAAGGATTTGTACGAGAATTTTTGGCTTGGACAATACGGGACCTACAAGGTAAGCGAACATGGAAACCTAAACAAACTTGATATCTATGAAACCTTATTTCTGATCGATATGGGCGTCATCTCAATCAAGAATTTTACGCGTGCGCAGATTGTGAACATTGCGAGTGCGAGAAGGACAGATATCATGAAGCTTTACGACGTGTACAAAGACTGGAGGACGAAGGGATACGTTGTGAAGACAGGTTTTAAGTTCGGAACCAACTTCAGAATCTATTTTCCTGGTGCGAAGCCCATAAAGGAAAACAATGAATGGATCCATTCAAAGCATGTCTTGCACGTTTTTCCCAGGGACTCCAAGCTCATAATATCGGAATGGGCGCGGGCCATACGCGTTGCCCACTCAGTTAGAAAAACTTTCATACTTGCAATACCTGGAAAGACAAGAAAGAAAAAGCTTGCAATAGACTTCGAACTTTATCACAGGCGTGGTGGAGACATAGAGATTCCCGGAAAAAACTCTCCGAGGTTCGGCATGCTGTCCTTGAGTGAGAATGAAAGGATAGGCGGAAGCGAGCTTTCCGCAATAATAAACGAGGCGAAATCGAGAAAGCTTGAGCTCGTAATTGCAATAGCCGACAGCGAAACCTCGGTCACTTACTATAAGGTGCGACGGGTAGACCTGCCAAAGAGTGAATACGAGTATTATGAGATCGACTGGATGCAGCCATAGCCAATGCCATTAAGCGTAGTTGGACAAAAACAATAAAAATCTGACATGGATTATTGTATTATGGCGAGCTTCTACTTCAAGACCGGGATGCCCATAGTTTCCGATGCTAAAAACTCTTTCAGGGTCTTGCCGGTAAAAGTATTGGAAAACAGCAAGTTACGCGATGAACTCTTCATGCTGGACTCTGACTTGAATTTTGCTAAGATGGGCATTGCGGGTGGAATAAGTTTTGCCAAGGTTGTCGGCGTCTGCTTTGCTCAGGACGACAGAATAAACAGCAAGATATTTAAGATAAAGGTGAAGGGCAGCGGAAATGCTGACTCTGGACCGGGCTGGAATAATTTGGGCTTGTTTGAAGTTTTAAAGCCTGAATTTGCCTACGACCTATTTATTCGCAGAAACTTGGACTGTGCAGAGGCAATTGTAGACACACTAAGAAGCGATAAGGACCTTGTTGGCATACCCTCAGATTTTATGGAAAGCGGTGGTGAGGAGCCAATAGTTTTGCAAGCAGATCCCACAGTAAAGAGCATAGGCCTAAGAAAGTAGCCTACGGGTCCGGTGGGATTTGGACCCACGACCTACTGGTTAAGAGCCAGCCGCTCTACCAACCTGAGCTACGGACCCATAGATTAGATATTTAACCGTATAGCTTTTTAATTGCAGAGTTTGCAATGCCGAACTTTTTTTCTGTGCATGCCACGGCTATTGCCTTCCGTTCATTTACCAAAGTTGTAAGCACGTTAAATAATTTAGATATTTCACTTAAATTGCCCAATTTCTTTTTTTGGCGGTCTACAACAAGTATATCGTCGTTTGCGCCTTTAAGATTGTTCTCGAAGACAGTAAACTCGCTAACGTCAAGACCGGCGGCTGAGAGCGCAGAGGCAGCTTCTTCAGACGTTATACCGTCTTTGTCCTGTGTCTTAATCTCAGCAACAAGCTTGAAAATGCGCCTGTTTAGTATTTTGTTTATCATTTCTGATGAAGACGGTAATTTCTGCAGTTCATACATTGCATAGTCGTCGGTGTACCTTGCTGCATTGTTTGGGTCAATTTCTCCTTTTTCAATGGCCATTTCCAATGCCTTTCTAAACATCGAAGCCGCGATTTCTGAGGTTTTGTGAAGATAAACGGATATGTACATGTAATACCGTGCTATGAGCATCGACTCGGCCCCTTCTAGGCCAGAAGCATATATCGCAACATTATTTTTTGCAAAGGTGATCTCGTTTTTTATTTTAGTATAGTCTATAACACCGTATGCTACCCCAGTATGGTAAGAATCTCTTATCAGGTAGTCTATTCTGTCTGATCCTAGGGGCCCGGTAACTATCTGTCCTTTGCCGCTTCCCTGAAAATACCGTCTGATCTTGCTAAAAGACAGTCCGTGGTCGTTTATTATGTCCTTTATCTCTCCATTGAGAAGGTCATAGCCGATCTGCTCGTGAGTCTTGTGAAGAGTTTTTATAAAAGTTTCTTCGGTCTCGTGCGAAAATGGGGTGTGGCCTATGTCGTGCAAAAGCCCGACAATTGCAAGCTCCTCGTTTTCTTTCTCCTTGCTAGGAAATATCCTGCTGGCTATCTCGTCCGTTACTTTCATTGTTCCAAGCGAATGCTCGAACCTTGTGCCAGTTGCACCCATATTGACTATGTATGAGAACCCCATCTGCTTTATGTATTTGAGCCGCTGGAGTATCCTGGTATCTATCAATTTTGACTTTACATCGTCGATCTTTATGTCCTGAAATACTGGGTCTCTTATGTACATAGCATCATTTTGTTTGCGCTGGTTGCTTGTCTGCATTCCAGACTTTTATGGTATTGTAGAATATTATAGCGGAGGACAGTATTAGTATTGCATCCAGGCTCATGCAGTATACGCATATTTTACCTATAAGGTATTGCGATGCGAAAGAATAGAGCACACCTGCCGAGCCTATCATGAACCATATTGTAAGCAAATCCTTGTTTGATATTTTTTGCTCGTATACTGAAATCAGCATTGCGATTATAAACCAGGCAAGGACGATTATTTCCAGTGGAATTCCGAGTATGATTGAATATTTGCTTGTTAAAACAGTCGCGCAGCTTATTATCCCGGTGTTTGGGCATATTAGAACAGATGGCTGGAAGTGCTCTATGGTTAAGTATACAGAAACCAACAGGCCCAGAAACAAAAGGATTATAAGTATATTTCTCCATTTAAACATGTTAAAGGCCCCGATTGGACTAAATAATGATACCTTATTTTCGGTTTTAAGTAATTAATAACTTTGTGATTTTTGTATGTTAAACATAAACCTGTTTAACCCCACTAACGTCGACCTGCTGTCCGCATTAGTAATAGCATTTATCCTCGGCCTCATACACGGAATAACACCAGACGAGCACACTTGGCCGATAACTTTCTCTTACGCAGTAGGAAGTTATAGCACAAAGGGTGGAATGAAGGCTGGTTTCATATTTTCCAGCGGGTTTACAATACAGAGGGCGATAATGTCTGAGGTTGCCTTCTTTGCGCTCGAAGGCATTTTTATAACTGCCGGAGCGTTTGGAGTTACGTACATTTTTGTAGGGGTAGCTATGCTGCTTGCAGGGATGTACATAAAAAACAGGAAGATTTATCCACATTGGCACTTTATAGAGGAAAAAATGGCAGTCTTTACCGGACTGCACAAACACAATAGCAAGTATGAAAAACTGGAGTTTGAGCACAAGATCAACCCGCTGGAATCAAAAGATGCAGATGCTACACTGAAGGCCGTGCCGCTGCGCTTGGCGTTCTTGCACGGGCTTATTGCAGGTTTTGGATTCGGTGCCTTTGCGCTCATAATTTATACGGTGCTTTCGCCTGCCATGCCAAACGCACTCTGGGGATGGGTGCCTGGCGCTTTATTCGGCCTTGGCACTATGACAATGCAGATAATATTTGGCGGGGTGTTCGGCAGGTGGCTCACCAAAGTAAAAAAGTTAACGAACAAAGGAATAGCGTTTGTATCGCGCACCATAAGCTCTGATGTTTTGCTTTACGGGGGAATCGCTTTCGCGGTTGTCGGATCTCTGATACTTGCATTTCCTGGGATTCTCAGTTTTGGAATAATAACTCCGATCAAGATACACAACCTTCATAATCTGGGCGTTGGATTTTTTATAGTTATATTTGTAGTCGTAGTAATAAGCATAATCTCGTATTTGAGGGCGGTAAAGAAAGCCGAAGACCTTGGATATACCCGTTGATAGGGTTCAGTAAAGTGAAACTGTTTCTTGCCGGGGCTTATTTGCGTATTTGCCGATTATTGGAATTGATGCGCCGCAGTTTGGGCAGGTGTTTCCAGATGCTAGGGCCCACTTTCTTACGTGCATATAGTCCCTTTCTATGCATTCCGAGCCGCAGTTTGGGCAGTACGTATTAGAATACGTAGTGTCAGGCACATTTCCGATATATGCAAAGTTGACACCTTCGTCCTTTGCTATGTCATAATGGCGTTTTAAAGTATCAAAACTTGTTGCATTGTAATCTGTCATTTTGTAATCAGGGTGGAACCTGTTGAAGTGCATTGGAATGTCCGGACCTAGATTTCTTACGACCCACCTGGCCAGCTTTCTGCAGGCTTCTTCAGAATCTCCGACTCTAGGTATTATCAGATCTGTTATTTCTACGTGTATACCGGCTGCCTTAAGTTCAAGAAGAGCATCGAATATTGGCTTTTCATCTGCTATCGCTTCAAATTTGTTCGAGAATATTCTTTCGCCGTTGCCCTTGAAATCAACAACAACCGCATCTATGTTGCCCTTCATCAGCCGTATGGATTCTTTGGTAAGATAGCCGTTGCTCACAAACATTGTTGAAATTCCGTTTTTATGGGCGATCTTTGCCACATCTATTGCGTATTCTATGAATATTGTGGGTTCGTTATAGGTAAATGCTATGCCCTCTGCACCGTATTTCATCGCAATAGATACCGCTTCTACTGGCGCAATTTCTACACCGTTGATTTCCCTGTCTTTTGATATATTGTGGTTTTGGCAAAATAGGCAGCCGAAATTGCAGGAGGAAGTGCCAAGGCCCAACACGCTGCTTCCCGGCATGAAATGATAAAAGGGTTTCTTTTCAATAGGGTCGACCTGCAGTGCTGATATCATGCCGTAGCTTAATAGATATAACTTTCCGCCGATATTCCTGCGTATGTAGCAGAATCCGCCTGAGCCCTCGGGTATTTGGCACCTTCTGGCGCATGCGTTGCACACCACTTTAGAGCTTTGTAATTTCTCCCATAATTGCGCAGGTTTTTTCATAATATTGCATTGACATCCAAAATATTTATCCCTTCTGGATTTGGAGACAGAGACGTGGTTATTTGGAGCATACCAAAAGGGTTTTAAAGATAAAATCACATTATTAAGCGCAGTAAAAAAGGCGATCTTAAATTCTATAAAATTAGTTGGTAAAATGGATGAAAATAACTATGGTGCCCGAGACATAATTGTGCTCTCCGGCCCCCAGGGCATAAGGAAAAGGCCTGCAATGTATATAGGCTCTACAGGCAGCTCTGGCTTCATACACTTGCTATACGAAGTTATTGACAATTCGGTAGACGAAGCCATGGCAGGATACTGCAAGAACATATTGGTAAAACTGGGTAGGGAAAACGGGGTTGATTACGCTGAGGTCACTGATGATGGCAGAGGAATACCTGTAGATATAATGCCGAAGGAGGGCAAGCCTGCTGTTGAGGTAATAATGACTTCCATACATGCGGGAGCAAAATTTGAAAACAAGGCGTACAAGGTTTCTGGCGGGCTTCACGGCGTTGGATTAACTGTAGTAAACGCCCTGTCTTCTCATACGGAGGTTATTGTAAAACGCAATTCAAAAGTTTATAGGATAACCTTCAGTCGCGGAGTTCTAACTAGTGGGCTTGAAGAGATAGGCACGTGCGGCAACGAAACGGGAACTACGATAAAATTCGTGCCTGACACCGAAATATTTTCTGTAGACAGGTTTGATACCATACAGTTGACAGAGCGCCTAAGGTACCTTTCCTTCCTGAGCCCGGGACTTAAAATAAAGCTTGTAGATTTGCGCGAAGACAGCTCTGAGGAAACCAACTTTTATTCTGAAAATGGGATTGTTGATTTTATCAATTACCTCAGGGGTGGAAAATCTGATGTCTCCAAGCCTATAATAATATCCAAAAGTGACAATTCCATAAAAGTAGACATAGGACTGCAATATGTGGACGGGTACAACGAGGAGCTGCTTTCCTTCGTCAACAAAATAAAAACTCCTGAAGGCGGTACGCATGTTACTGGATTCAGAGGAGCACTAACTAGGGCCATTACAAATTACGTTCAGAAGAATTCTAAGAAAAAAACTTCTGTTAATATAGAGGGAGAAGATACCAGAGAGGGGCTTATAGCAGTGGTTGCGGTAATGATGCAAAACCCAGAATTTGAAGGGCAAACCAAGGAGAAACTTGGAAATGTCAATATAAAGTCAGTTGTGGAGAACATTGCTTATACTGCGCTTTCCTACTACTTTGAAGAAAATCCCGGAGAAGCCAATAAGGTAATAGAGAAAGTCAGCAGGGCTGCCGAAGCGCGGGAAGCCGCAAAAAGAGCCAGGGAGCTCACAAGAAAGAAGAGCCTTTTTGAGGGCGCGGTCCTTCCGGGAAAACTTGCGGACTGCACAGAGTCTGATCCGGACAAGGCCGAAATTTTCATAGTTGAAGGAGAGAGTGCAGCGGGCTCAAGCAAACAGGGCAGGGATAGATTTTATCAGGCGATACTCCCTCTTAGAGGAAAAATATTGAATGTTGAAAAGGCCACGGACGAGAAAATATTCAACAATGCAGAACTGCACCTTATGGTAACTGCTTTCGGCACAGGGATAAAGGAGGGCTTCAACATAGAAAACCTCAGGTATAAAAAGATAATACTGCTTACTGATGCAGATGTTGACGGCAGCCACATAAAGACCCTGCTTCTCACGTTCTTTTACCGGTATCTCAGGCCGCTCATAGAAAGGGGGTATATTTACATTGCGCAGCCCCCGCTTTACAAGGTCTCGCACGGCCGCGAAGTTAAGTATGCCTATTCTGATTCCGAATTGAGCGCCTTGATGAAGGAGAACAACGGCAAAGGCAACGTACAGAGGTACAAAGGACTTGGGGAGATGAATCCGGAGCAGCTTTGGGAGACCACCATGGACCCGCAAAAACGTATCATTAAGCGCATCAGCATAAAGGACGCCCAGATAGCAGATGCGATATTCAACATATTGATGGGCATGGATGTTGTGCCTAGGAGGAAATTCCTCGAAGAACACTCGACAGAAGTGTCGTTCCTTGATGTGTGAAACAGATGGCTGAAAACATTGTAGAAAATTCCATTGAGAATGAGATGCAGTCAAGCTACATAGATTACGCCATGAGCGTGATTGTAGGTAGAGCGCTGCCTGACGCAAGGGATGGGCTCAAACCTGCTCAGAGAAGGATACTTTATGCAATGTACAGGCTCAACAATCTGCACGATCAGCAAACCAAAAAAAGCGCAAGAGTAGTGGGAGAAGTAATAGGAAAGTACCATCCTCACGGAGATATGGCAGCCTACGAAACCCTGGTCAGGATGGCGCAGGACTTTTCCATGAACCACATGCTTGTAGAAGGCCAGGGCAATATGGGATCTGTAGATGGG
This window harbors:
- a CDS encoding DNA topoisomerase (ATP-hydrolyzing); the encoded protein is MDENNYGARDIIVLSGPQGIRKRPAMYIGSTGSSGFIHLLYEVIDNSVDEAMAGYCKNILVKLGRENGVDYAEVTDDGRGIPVDIMPKEGKPAVEVIMTSIHAGAKFENKAYKVSGGLHGVGLTVVNALSSHTEVIVKRNSKVYRITFSRGVLTSGLEEIGTCGNETGTTIKFVPDTEIFSVDRFDTIQLTERLRYLSFLSPGLKIKLVDLREDSSEETNFYSENGIVDFINYLRGGKSDVSKPIIISKSDNSIKVDIGLQYVDGYNEELLSFVNKIKTPEGGTHVTGFRGALTRAITNYVQKNSKKKTSVNIEGEDTREGLIAVVAVMMQNPEFEGQTKEKLGNVNIKSVVENIAYTALSYYFEENPGEANKVIEKVSRAAEAREAAKRARELTRKKSLFEGAVLPGKLADCTESDPDKAEIFIVEGESAAGSSKQGRDRFYQAILPLRGKILNVEKATDEKIFNNAELHLMVTAFGTGIKEGFNIENLRYKKIILLTDADVDGSHIKTLLLTFFYRYLRPLIERGYIYIAQPPLYKVSHGREVKYAYSDSELSALMKENNGKGNVQRYKGLGEMNPEQLWETTMDPQKRIIKRISIKDAQIADAIFNILMGMDVVPRRKFLEEHSTEVSFLDV